A genome region from Nitrosopumilus oxyclinae includes the following:
- a CDS encoding prohibitin family protein: MSKYQSPKVNVNMNGAKIVLVAIFLLIIIGVVASASVKIVDSGHRGVLLHWNAVDLTKPPLDEGIHFVIPFQDEVVNIEVRTLKYASEARSASRDLQTVETTVTVNYHPDKEQVHNLYKNLGLDYENRVIQPAIEETVKQVTANYNAEELITKRPLVKQDIEFSIRERLNQFNVVTEVISITDFEFSALFASAIESKVEAEQNALRAENDLKRIEVEARQAEANAIGLANANIAEAKGEAEAIAIINRALAENPNYLDWLKTQAWDGKLPLVVGEGGTPFIQIPVKP, encoded by the coding sequence GTGTCAAAATATCAATCTCCTAAAGTGAATGTCAACATGAATGGAGCAAAAATCGTTTTAGTTGCAATTTTCCTTCTAATTATAATCGGTGTAGTAGCATCAGCTTCTGTAAAAATAGTTGATTCAGGTCATCGAGGAGTACTGTTACACTGGAATGCAGTTGATCTTACAAAACCACCACTTGATGAAGGAATACATTTTGTCATACCATTCCAAGATGAAGTAGTCAACATTGAGGTTCGTACTCTAAAATATGCCAGTGAAGCTAGAAGTGCATCAAGAGATTTGCAAACAGTAGAAACAACTGTCACAGTCAATTATCATCCAGATAAAGAACAAGTCCATAATTTATACAAAAATTTAGGACTGGATTATGAAAATAGAGTAATTCAACCAGCCATAGAAGAAACAGTAAAACAAGTAACTGCAAATTATAATGCTGAAGAATTAATTACAAAAAGACCTCTAGTAAAACAAGATATTGAATTTTCAATTAGAGAGAGATTAAATCAATTTAATGTTGTAACAGAAGTTATCTCAATTACAGACTTTGAATTCTCCGCATTATTTGCATCTGCAATTGAATCTAAAGTTGAAGCAGAGCAAAATGCACTTAGAGCAGAAAATGACTTGAAAAGAATTGAAGTTGAAGCAAGACAAGCAGAGGCAAATGCCATAGGTTTAGCAAATGCAAACATTGCAGAAGCCAAAGGTGAAGCAGAAGCAATTGCAATTATCAATAGAGCATTGGCTGAGAATCCAAATTATCTTGATTGGCTAAAAACACAAGCATGGGATGGTAAACTACCTCTAGTGGTAGGTGAAGGTGGAACCCCATTTATTCAAATCCCAGTAAAACCTTAG
- a CDS encoding methyltransferase domain-containing protein: MIFSIKEIINSKPIGLSSDMLESSLEFLKCVNCGSRLELDSLKQDKEIIEGFLECPKCNTLYPIIEKIPILWNDFSLYLSSRKKLGGKLYQLIENLKLKKFCKSSLLTTRTSEDRTALEERWSLIYQNSKSSKFYSEIQTNLNSLQKSNLVLEYGCSIGTMTSFLAKSNKMVFGIDRSFTALRIAKKSYKKNLDYVVADFLSPVFGKLRFDLVLALNVLELVEPTEFLKHISKQISKGYFVISDPYDFDRGINSVKKPLDEKSLRMNLIKLDFEITSQTKTPSYISWNLKLNSRATLNYDVDLIIAKK, translated from the coding sequence TTGATTTTTAGTATCAAAGAAATTATTAATTCAAAACCTATTGGTTTGTCATCTGACATGTTAGAATCCAGTCTTGAATTTTTAAAATGTGTAAATTGTGGTTCAAGATTAGAATTAGATTCACTCAAACAAGATAAAGAAATCATTGAAGGATTTTTAGAATGTCCAAAATGCAATACACTATACCCAATAATTGAAAAAATCCCTATTTTATGGAATGATTTCTCTCTTTATCTTTCATCACGCAAAAAACTAGGAGGTAAACTCTATCAATTAATTGAAAATTTAAAACTTAAGAAATTTTGTAAATCTTCATTATTGACTACTCGAACTTCTGAAGATAGAACTGCTCTTGAGGAACGTTGGTCTCTCATATATCAAAATAGTAAATCTTCAAAATTTTACTCTGAAATACAAACTAATCTTAATTCTTTACAAAAATCTAATCTTGTTTTAGAGTATGGGTGCTCTATTGGTACCATGACTTCTTTTTTAGCGAAATCTAACAAGATGGTGTTTGGTATTGATAGATCATTTACTGCCTTAAGAATTGCAAAAAAATCTTATAAAAAAAACCTTGATTATGTTGTAGCAGATTTCTTGTCTCCAGTATTTGGAAAATTACGATTTGATCTTGTTCTTGCTCTAAATGTTTTAGAACTTGTAGAACCTACAGAATTTTTAAAACATATTTCAAAACAAATCTCAAAAGGATATTTTGTTATCAGTGATCCATATGATTTTGACAGAGGAATAAATTCTGTGAAAAAACCTCTTGATGAAAAATCATTACGCATGAATTTGATCAAATTAGACTTTGAAATCACCTCTCAGACTAAAACTCCTTCTTACATTTCATGGAATTTGAAACTTAATTCACGTGCAACTTTGAATTATGATGTTGATTTAATTATTGCCAAAAAATAA
- a CDS encoding SirB1 family protein, translating to MEEKFDPLVAEWLAFVKNPSFNLVEKCLKFAQILEYPDLNVDEYIQKINQIGKSLKESISDVKNPTYLISMLNEHLFENLGFSGDDDDYYNPKNNFLNEVIDTKAGLPITISILYAEIAKFIGLELKIVGFPSHILVKYNEEMILDPFYDGRLLDVDDLQDILDANYGGQLEFKPEFLDEVRPEQILVRLTRNLKNSYVQSFVYEKALRCVNMVLAIEPESAEDIRDKGILEERLKNSEIALKYLNKYLEINPNAEDVDFILELIRSIKTKTNQ from the coding sequence TTGGAAGAAAAATTTGATCCGTTAGTAGCAGAATGGCTTGCATTTGTAAAAAATCCAAGTTTTAACTTAGTTGAAAAATGTCTCAAGTTTGCACAAATTTTAGAATATCCAGATCTAAATGTGGATGAGTATATCCAAAAAATTAATCAGATTGGGAAATCACTAAAAGAATCAATCAGTGATGTAAAAAATCCAACATATTTGATTTCAATGTTAAATGAACATCTTTTTGAAAATTTAGGATTTAGTGGAGACGATGATGACTACTATAATCCAAAAAATAATTTTCTAAACGAAGTAATCGATACAAAGGCAGGTCTTCCGATCACTATATCAATTCTATATGCCGAAATTGCAAAATTCATCGGACTGGAATTAAAGATTGTGGGATTTCCCAGCCATATTTTGGTAAAATATAATGAAGAAATGATTTTAGATCCATTTTATGACGGTCGTTTACTAGATGTTGATGACTTGCAAGACATTCTTGATGCAAATTATGGAGGACAGTTAGAATTCAAACCAGAATTTCTAGATGAGGTTAGACCAGAACAGATACTTGTAAGGTTAACAAGAAATTTAAAAAATTCGTACGTCCAATCATTTGTTTATGAAAAAGCTTTGCGATGTGTAAACATGGTACTAGCTATTGAACCAGAATCAGCTGAAGATATCAGAGATAAAGGAATTTTAGAAGAGAGATTGAAAAATTCCGAGATTGCTTTAAAATATTTGAATAAGTATTTAGAAATAAACCCAAATGCAGAAGATGTAGACTTTATTTTAGAATTAATTAGAAGTATTAAGACAAAAACTAATCAATAA
- a CDS encoding metallophosphoesterase family protein, with translation MQIVQISDLHVGSQFIQEKFDVLVKEVNELNPDVIIITGDLTNEGLMKEYEECKSLLKKFNTRKIITISGNHDYRNTGYLLFKKFFPFETVNELSEDVVLVTVGTARPDRNEGEVGYRQNLWLERTMKKYKDKVKIVAMHHHLIAIPDTGSDQLTVVDAGDVLRTVLDSKVDVVLCGHKHRPWAWNFGALTVVNAGTATSERVRGFFENTYNILTIDKKKVRVDLKIVGGKRLPIEEIVNNYSQFGDE, from the coding sequence ATGCAGATAGTTCAAATCTCTGATCTACATGTGGGCTCTCAATTTATTCAAGAAAAGTTTGATGTCTTGGTAAAAGAAGTAAATGAACTAAATCCTGATGTAATCATAATCACTGGTGATTTAACAAATGAAGGGTTAATGAAAGAATATGAAGAATGTAAATCTCTTTTAAAAAAATTCAACACTAGGAAAATTATTACGATAAGTGGAAACCATGATTATCGTAACACTGGATATCTTTTATTCAAAAAATTTTTCCCTTTTGAAACTGTAAATGAACTAAGTGAAGATGTAGTGCTAGTTACAGTTGGAACTGCAAGACCTGATAGAAATGAGGGTGAGGTGGGATATAGACAAAATTTATGGTTAGAGCGAACTATGAAAAAATACAAAGATAAAGTAAAGATTGTTGCAATGCATCATCATCTAATTGCAATTCCTGATACTGGCTCTGATCAACTAACAGTAGTTGATGCAGGTGATGTATTGCGAACTGTTTTGGATTCCAAAGTTGATGTAGTATTGTGTGGACATAAACATCGGCCATGGGCATGGAATTTTGGAGCACTTACTGTAGTTAATGCAGGAACTGCTACATCTGAGAGAGTTCGTGGATTCTTTGAAAATACTTACAATATTCTTACAATTGATAAGAAAAAAGTACGAGTTGATCTAAAAATTGTAGGTGGGAAACGACTCCCAATTGAGGAAATTGTGAATAATTATAGCCAGTTTGGCGATGAATGA
- a CDS encoding isocitrate/isopropylmalate dehydrogenase family protein: MSKKAAVMKGDGIGPEVVDSMLKVLKECNLQSELILCEVGSEQWEKNGRKDKSYIPDSTMKILEESDCCFKGPTTTIPVPGAPRSVAVTLRQKFDLYANIRPTKTYDRLTPNRKLDCVCFREATEGLYTGVEVKITDDAAIAIRKITRQGSRRLLNSAVDWANKFNMKKMVAITKRNILKETDGIFWDETQKAVEGTGIELSEIYIDNMAQQMVIATEQFNGSVLVSTNLFMDIISELASALVGSIGLIYSANIGDNYAMFEAAHGSAPQFAGQNKVNPTATVLSGAWMADYLGEREIRDAIFDATDKVINEGKAVTWDIGGDATTTQMTDAIITYAKENLRK, from the coding sequence TTGAGTAAAAAAGCCGCTGTAATGAAAGGAGATGGAATTGGACCTGAAGTTGTAGATTCAATGTTAAAGGTCTTAAAGGAATGTAACTTGCAATCAGAGTTAATTTTGTGCGAAGTAGGCTCAGAGCAATGGGAAAAAAATGGTAGAAAAGATAAATCATACATTCCTGATTCTACAATGAAAATTTTAGAAGAATCAGACTGTTGTTTCAAGGGCCCAACAACTACAATTCCTGTTCCAGGTGCACCTAGAAGTGTTGCAGTCACATTAAGACAAAAATTTGATCTTTATGCAAATATCAGACCGACTAAAACTTATGACAGATTAACTCCAAATAGAAAACTTGATTGTGTATGTTTCAGAGAAGCAACTGAAGGACTCTATACAGGTGTAGAGGTAAAAATTACAGATGATGCAGCAATTGCAATTAGAAAAATTACAAGACAAGGAAGCAGAAGATTACTAAATTCTGCAGTAGATTGGGCAAATAAATTCAATATGAAAAAAATGGTAGCCATTACAAAAAGAAATATCCTAAAAGAAACAGATGGAATATTTTGGGATGAAACACAAAAAGCAGTTGAAGGAACTGGAATTGAATTATCTGAAATTTACATAGACAACATGGCACAACAGATGGTAATTGCAACTGAGCAGTTTAATGGATCAGTACTAGTCAGTACCAATTTATTCATGGATATTATTTCAGAACTTGCATCAGCACTTGTGGGTTCTATTGGATTAATCTATTCTGCAAATATTGGAGACAATTATGCAATGTTTGAAGCAGCACATGGAAGTGCCCCACAATTTGCAGGACAAAACAAAGTAAACCCAACTGCAACTGTTCTTTCAGGAGCTTGGATGGCAGATTATCTAGGTGAAAGAGAAATCAGAGATGCAATCTTTGATGCAACTGATAAAGTAATCAACGAAGGAAAGGCAGTAACATGGGATATTGGCGGTGATGCAACAACCACACAAATGACTGATGCAATTATCACATATGCCAAAGAGAATCTAAGAAAATAA
- a CDS encoding HemK2/MTQ2 family protein methyltransferase: MQTKFLKNDEYPPSEDTFFIVDNIENEKGNFALDVGSGSGYLTKLLAENFSFVVGTDINFDVLTKQTYKTENIVCCNGSDALKIKFDFIVCNLPYLATDKIIDIATDGGVEGFEIPKKIFDSVICNMAEHGKFVFVTSSLSNYQKLIDYAQKLGLKTRIMAKKKLFFEELILVETIR; this comes from the coding sequence TTGCAAACCAAATTCTTAAAAAATGACGAGTATCCTCCATCTGAGGATACTTTTTTCATAGTTGACAACATTGAGAATGAAAAAGGAAACTTTGCACTTGATGTTGGTAGTGGTTCGGGATATCTTACAAAATTACTTGCTGAGAATTTCTCCTTTGTAGTTGGAACTGATATCAACTTTGATGTATTGACAAAACAAACCTACAAAACAGAAAATATTGTATGTTGTAATGGTTCAGATGCATTAAAAATAAAATTTGATTTTATTGTATGCAACTTACCATATCTTGCAACTGACAAAATCATTGACATTGCAACAGATGGTGGTGTTGAGGGATTTGAAATCCCCAAAAAAATATTTGATTCTGTAATTTGTAATATGGCTGAACATGGGAAATTTGTATTTGTAACATCATCGCTTTCTAATTACCAGAAATTGATTGATTATGCTCAAAAATTGGGCTTGAAAACACGAATTATGGCAAAAAAGAAACTGTTTTTTGAAGAATTAATTCTAGTGGAAACTATTAGGTGA
- the rsmA gene encoding 16S rRNA (adenine(1518)-N(6)/adenine(1519)-N(6))-dimethyltransferase RsmA, with protein sequence MIKRKRLGQHFLTSNSIAKSIVSEAKITKNDIVFEIGTGQGILTSLLCEKADKVISVDLDEELIKNAKLKFSHLNNLVLKSGDGLKKKDLFTIFVSNLPYSRSKDAIEWLAQTPFSHGVIMVQKEFADKLLAKSSKNRKAISIIATSAFEITAVLKVAKNNFSPPPKIDSVVLKIIQKNNLSEELIQTINKIFSYRRKTVKNILKQFNKESDIDKRVDDLSGEEIISLANQILKK encoded by the coding sequence ATGATAAAACGAAAACGTCTTGGCCAACACTTTCTAACATCAAATTCTATAGCAAAATCCATAGTTTCTGAGGCTAAAATTACTAAAAACGACATTGTATTTGAAATTGGAACTGGTCAGGGAATTCTAACTTCTCTTTTATGTGAAAAAGCTGACAAGGTAATTTCAGTTGATTTGGATGAGGAATTAATTAAAAATGCCAAATTAAAATTTTCACATTTGAATAACCTAGTCTTAAAGTCTGGTGATGGTTTAAAGAAAAAAGATCTTTTTACTATTTTTGTTTCTAATCTGCCCTATTCTAGGAGTAAGGATGCAATTGAATGGCTTGCTCAGACTCCCTTTTCACATGGAGTGATAATGGTTCAAAAAGAATTTGCAGATAAACTCCTTGCAAAATCGTCTAAAAATAGAAAAGCAATAAGCATTATTGCCACATCTGCATTTGAAATAACTGCAGTGCTAAAAGTAGCAAAAAATAATTTCTCTCCACCACCAAAAATTGATTCCGTAGTTCTAAAAATAATTCAAAAAAATAACTTATCTGAAGAACTTATTCAGACAATTAATAAAATATTTTCATATCGAAGAAAAACAGTCAAAAATATTTTAAAACAATTCAATAAAGAAAGTGATATTGATAAACGAGTAGATGACTTATCTGGAGAGGAAATAATTAGTCTTGCAAACCAAATTCTTAAAAAATGA
- a CDS encoding DUF655 domain-containing protein → MNRAQPPARKYEEYAYVLDFNSRGKSSTVRGRDGIIITAIGEDRLTLLEVLGIPNSTFEIGEKIYIGKEGRTKVLSVLGKMEYSKISSSAQSELDLVVETIVTANEQKFVSYLNNAQPLTPRIHALELIPGIGKTYMKTMLEEREKQKFESYQDLQDRVGFKEPIKHISERILDEITGESRMNLFVKR, encoded by the coding sequence TTGAATCGGGCACAACCCCCAGCTAGAAAGTATGAGGAGTATGCATATGTATTAGATTTCAATTCTAGAGGAAAGTCCTCCACAGTAAGAGGTAGAGACGGAATTATTATCACGGCTATTGGCGAAGACAGATTAACTCTTTTAGAAGTTCTTGGAATTCCAAACTCTACATTTGAGATAGGTGAGAAAATCTATATTGGAAAAGAAGGACGAACCAAAGTTCTATCTGTTTTAGGGAAGATGGAGTATAGTAAAATTTCATCATCTGCCCAAAGTGAATTAGATTTAGTAGTTGAAACAATAGTTACTGCAAATGAACAAAAATTTGTTTCGTATCTAAACAATGCACAACCACTAACACCAAGAATCCATGCACTAGAATTAATTCCAGGAATTGGAAAAACATACATGAAAACAATGTTAGAAGAACGAGAGAAACAAAAGTTTGAAAGCTATCAGGATTTACAAGACCGTGTTGGATTTAAAGAACCAATAAAACATATTTCTGAGCGAATCCTGGATGAAATTACAGGAGAAAGTAGAATGAATCTCTTTGTAAAAAGATGA
- a CDS encoding RNA polymerase Rpb4 codes for MEEVKKKQAISLAEVKEILGKVDVEEMDQIQRWTYDYVSKFVSTEPKEAKEMKKQLVKECELTEDEAVEIVNIRPTSLAELRSFTFGWKKLILAETLEKMLKIIKEHS; via the coding sequence ATGGAAGAAGTAAAAAAGAAACAAGCAATTTCTCTTGCAGAAGTTAAAGAAATTTTAGGTAAAGTTGATGTTGAAGAGATGGATCAAATTCAACGTTGGACATATGATTATGTTTCAAAATTTGTATCAACAGAACCAAAAGAAGCAAAAGAAATGAAAAAGCAACTCGTCAAAGAATGTGAATTAACTGAAGATGAGGCTGTTGAAATAGTTAACATTAGACCTACAAGTTTAGCTGAATTACGTTCCTTCACATTTGGTTGGAAAAAATTAATTCTTGCTGAAACCCTAGAAAAAATGCTCAAAATAATCAAGGAGCATTCGTAA
- a CDS encoding 50S ribosomal protein L21, producing MATKKSSGRSHGFKHKSRSIMTKQSPRGVSFLLREYKEGQQALVIIDPRQHKGLPHRRYHGKVGVVTNVGRRAITLDVKLGDKTKVLITRLDHIKPFGV from the coding sequence ATGGCAACTAAGAAGTCCTCTGGTCGTTCACATGGATTTAAGCATAAATCTAGATCAATTATGACAAAACAATCTCCTAGGGGAGTTTCGTTTTTGTTACGTGAATACAAAGAAGGCCAACAAGCACTTGTCATTATTGATCCAAGACAGCACAAAGGATTACCACACAGACGATATCACGGAAAAGTAGGTGTTGTTACAAATGTTGGTAGACGTGCCATTACATTAGATGTCAAATTAGGTGATAAAACGAAAGTCTTAATCACTAGATTAGATCACATAAAACCATTCGGTGTATGA
- the rlmN gene encoding 23S rRNA (adenine(2503)-C(2))-methyltransferase RlmN, producing the protein MTDLYRLLPEEMEQLVIDMGYPRYRADQILLPLYYKFPKVLDDIPQLPKKLREELTAAGYTIGSAKETHRIVSDDGDTTKLLLNLTNDNSVETVLMQYDPSKIGGHPRSTICVSTQIGCAMGCVFCATGQMGFETNLKAEHIISQVIHFAEILQQRGEHVTNLVFMGMGEPMANYDEMIRAVKILTHDRGFGLGQRHITISTIGIKSGIEKLAEENLQIGLAISLHAPNNELRKKLVPTATPNSVEEIIEIGRNYFKKTGRRVTFEYALMEGINDSPEIAKELARLLDGNGSHVNLIPINPTAGDFKRPSEKNVKEFERILSKAGVNCTIRVEKGTEISAACGQLRTDLAG; encoded by the coding sequence ATGACAGATCTTTATCGATTACTTCCAGAAGAGATGGAGCAGCTCGTAATAGATATGGGATATCCTAGATATCGGGCAGATCAAATTTTACTTCCACTTTATTACAAATTTCCAAAGGTTCTTGATGATATTCCACAGCTCCCAAAAAAACTAAGAGAGGAGTTGACTGCAGCAGGATACACAATTGGTTCTGCAAAAGAAACTCATCGTATTGTAAGTGATGATGGAGACACTACAAAATTATTGTTAAATCTAACAAATGATAATTCTGTAGAAACTGTTTTGATGCAATATGATCCATCTAAAATTGGTGGCCATCCGCGTTCTACCATTTGTGTTTCCACTCAAATTGGATGTGCAATGGGCTGTGTATTTTGTGCAACTGGACAAATGGGATTTGAAACAAATCTAAAAGCTGAACATATTATATCCCAAGTAATTCATTTTGCAGAAATATTACAACAAAGAGGAGAACATGTGACGAATTTAGTTTTTATGGGTATGGGGGAACCCATGGCAAATTATGATGAAATGATTCGAGCAGTAAAAATTTTAACACATGATAGAGGATTTGGTTTGGGTCAGAGGCACATTACAATTTCTACAATTGGAATTAAATCAGGAATTGAAAAACTAGCTGAAGAAAATCTGCAGATAGGTCTGGCAATTTCTTTACATGCCCCAAACAACGAATTAAGAAAAAAATTAGTTCCTACGGCAACTCCTAATTCTGTAGAGGAGATTATTGAAATTGGAAGAAATTACTTTAAAAAAACTGGACGTCGTGTGACATTTGAATATGCACTTATGGAGGGGATAAATGATTCACCTGAAATTGCAAAAGAATTAGCTAGGCTCTTAGATGGAAATGGATCTCATGTGAATTTGATCCCGATAAATCCTACTGCTGGTGATTTCAAGCGTCCATCAGAAAAAAATGTCAAAGAATTTGAACGAATTTTGTCCAAGGCAGGGGTAAATTGTACTATTAGAGTTGAAAAAGGTACTGAGATTTCAGCTGCTTGTGGCCAACTTAGAACTGATCTTGCTGGTTAA
- the radA gene encoding DNA repair and recombination protein RadA, with the protein MVEDLRLDSLEGVGPVTTRKLSDAGVHNVMDLVVRGPVEIASITGMEKDTAEKIVNKARQHLVDGGLIANHFTSATEIYKHRQSIGKITTGTNCLDTLFDGGIETQALTEVYGEFGCGKTQFAHTMSVMVQKSKEEGGLEGSVLYIDTENTFRPERIVSIAKAHDMDPEKVLDNIIVARAYNSSHQILILEEAGPVIEENNVKLIVADSAVGLFRAEYLGRGTLSVRQQKLNHFVHLLSRIAETYNCAAIATNQVMASPDVFFGDPTRPIGGNVVAHTSTYRIYFKKSGKKRIARMVDSPHHPEEEVIFALAEAGVVDPEEAEKKTTKKSTAKKATKKTKKSEVEATVETPEVEATVETPEVEATVETPEVEATVETPEVEAETPKVDATTAEIESDDFDPVEE; encoded by the coding sequence ATGGTAGAAGATTTAAGATTAGATAGTTTAGAGGGCGTAGGTCCTGTAACTACAAGAAAATTATCCGATGCAGGTGTCCACAACGTCATGGACCTTGTTGTTAGAGGTCCTGTTGAAATTGCATCCATTACTGGAATGGAAAAGGATACTGCTGAAAAGATTGTCAATAAAGCCCGACAACATTTAGTTGATGGTGGATTAATTGCCAATCATTTTACAAGTGCAACTGAAATTTACAAACACCGACAGAGTATTGGTAAAATTACAACTGGTACTAATTGTCTTGATACTCTATTTGATGGCGGTATTGAGACTCAAGCTTTAACAGAAGTTTATGGTGAGTTTGGTTGTGGTAAAACACAATTTGCACATACAATGTCTGTGATGGTTCAAAAAAGCAAAGAAGAAGGTGGTCTTGAAGGATCTGTCTTATACATTGACACTGAAAATACTTTCAGACCTGAAAGAATTGTATCTATTGCTAAAGCACATGATATGGATCCTGAAAAAGTTTTAGATAATATCATAGTAGCTCGTGCATATAACAGCTCACACCAGATATTAATTTTAGAAGAAGCTGGCCCTGTAATTGAAGAAAACAATGTTAAACTAATTGTTGCAGATTCTGCAGTTGGTCTATTCCGTGCTGAATATCTTGGAAGAGGAACATTATCTGTAAGACAACAAAAACTAAACCACTTTGTTCACTTGTTGTCTAGAATTGCAGAAACATACAACTGTGCTGCAATTGCAACCAACCAAGTTATGGCATCACCTGATGTCTTCTTTGGAGATCCAACTAGACCAATTGGTGGAAATGTCGTTGCACATACTAGTACCTATAGAATATACTTTAAGAAATCAGGTAAGAAACGAATTGCCAGAATGGTGGATAGTCCTCATCATCCTGAAGAAGAAGTAATCTTTGCTTTGGCTGAAGCAGGTGTAGTAGATCCTGAAGAAGCTGAGAAAAAGACTACCAAAAAGTCAACTGCCAAGAAAGCAACTAAAAAGACAAAAAAGTCTGAGGTAGAGGCTACAGTAGAAACACCTGAGGTAGAGGCTACAGTAGAAACACCTGAGGTAGAGGCTACAGTAGAAACACCTGAGGTAGAGGCTACAGTAGAAACACCTGAGGTAGAGGCTGAAACACCAAAGGTAGATGCCACTACAGCAGAAATCGAATCTGATGATTTCGATCCGGTAGAAGAGTAA
- a CDS encoding 30S ribosomal protein S30e — MATHGSLTKAGKVRGQTPKVEGRKIVGTSSSVGNKSNYNKRFVLGRYPGQNKPGQRRKRR; from the coding sequence ATGGCAACACACGGTTCACTTACCAAAGCAGGTAAAGTACGAGGACAGACCCCTAAAGTCGAAGGTAGAAAGATTGTAGGTACTAGTTCTAGTGTTGGTAACAAAAGTAACTACAACAAACGATTTGTTTTAGGAAGATATCCTGGTCAAAACAAACCTGGACAAAGAAGAAAGAGACGTTAG